The window TGAGACATGCTGAAGGTTGATGCGATCAACAAAAACGTAACATGTCGTACATAGGCCGACACTAAGGGCCATAAGGAATGGCTTAACCGTTCCGGCGGATGCTTGTTTACGGGTGAAAATACCGCTAAGCCAAATGAAACCAAAGACCATGCAGAGCAGACCTATCCAACCGTATATCGATAAGGATTCACGAAGGAACAAGACGCTGCCAATGGGAATGAAGAGCGTGCTGGTGCCTCGCATAATCGGATATACCTGGGAGAGGTCGCCCATATTGTAGGTGCGTGCCAACAACAGGGAGTAGACGCTTTGCAAACACGCAGATAAAAGTAAGAATCCGTAGGCTTGTAGGGATAAAGGGGTAAGCCAGAGTTCTCTGATTAAATATGGAAGAAGTCCGATTGTGGTTACCATCATGATGGACCATAGAAAGACGCTTTTATTCTGGCTTCTTTTGGTGAATAAGCTCCAGACCGCGTGCGTAAGACCTGAAGCTACGACTAGTAAAATTGAAACGATAAACAAGCGATCATCTCCAAACCTTGAGAGAAGTTAAACGTTGGGGTTGTGTTCGGGTTGATCCATGATTACCGTGCCGTCAGCCAGTCGCAGCCAGGATTCGAAAGAACGCTCGCCTTCGCGGAGTCGAATCATCCTGGCACCACGAGGGAAGCCGTCTTTGCCATAGGTATTGTAACCTGTTGCTCTTCCGTAGCAGAGACGTACTCCGTGAAGCTCGCCCCAATAATCGTTGACGTGGTCGTGGCCGCAGAAAGTTCCGATGACATCGCCCATTTCTACCATGGCAGTAAATAGTCCTGAGTTAACGGGGGAGCAGCAGACGTTCTCAAACTTGTCGCCGTAGCAAGTCTCATTGTCCCAAACTTGTTTATACTCCTGAAGCGGGATGTGAAAGAAAGCCAAGGCAGGGTATGCCTGCGATCCGATACTCGATTGGAGCTTTCGCGATTCCTCTCTGTACCAGTCGATCTGATTGCTGCGAATCCAATCATAACCTTGGATATGCGGCAGCACAGAGCGATCCCCGGAATCAAAGAAGTACAAAGCGGCAGCGGTCTGACCATTGGGACCGGAAATGGACAATGTATAGTTGCCAACACCGTTAATTTCTTCTGGTCCACGCTGGGTAACTGTATGGGAATGCTCCAGCACTGTTTTCATGAGCTCATCTCTAGTGATGGTAGTTTCTGTATCGTGGTTACCGAACACAACAGCCCATGGAATACCACGAGATTCGGCCGTGTGAACGGCATCGCGAAACGCTTGGTGCGGATGCTTGCAAACAGATTCACCGGATGCCCCGTACCCTGTGTAAATGACGTCGCCCGTAAATACAACAAGGTCAGGATGCTCAGCGTCTAGCACTTCTTCCATTAGACGACGTGTTTGCTGATCTTCATCCTCACCATTTTCCCAATGTAAATCAGTGAACTGGGCAATCGTAAAAGTGCGATCTTCGCGAAAGGCAAGCTGATGCTGCACAATAAATGTCCCCCTATAAGTTGTATTTTGTAGTAATCATGTTGTTTCTTTATAATATATTGTTGTTTGTTGGCTATTGTATCGCTGGTTTGATATACTGTCAATGAGGAATTTTTTAAATAAAATGAGTGAATGCAAGAATGAAACCGTTTCCGAGAGTATGGATCGTGGGGACGGTTTTTTCTCAAAAAAAAGCGATTAAGCAAAAAATGCCGATATACTGTACGGAGTAACAACCGTATCTTTGTAATCAATAACCATATTAATTGTAAGTAAGAGGAGACTACATCATGTCTGATAAAAAGGTTGAATTACGATGTTTGAATTCTTTGGCTAAAGTAATCGCTCATCATGAACTCGATTCCCGTTATTTCCTTGAACGAGCAACAACATTCAGCAACGAAATTTACTCGTTTCAGGTAGCGTATCGCTCGGAGCAGCTTATTAAAGGCATACGCATCGAAATCGAATCACCACTAGCCGAGTGTATGACGGTACGAAAAGTTGGATTGGCGCCAAGTGAATTAGCATGTTATGGCGATCATGATGATTATATAATCAGTGATCATCCGGGTCTGTATCCCGATCCGTTGATGCCTATGGATGCAAATGGCGAGGTTGCTTTACCTGGGAGCTGGAGCTCTCTATGGATAACGGTGGATCTCAAAAATCAACATCCAGAAGGAGTGTACCCAATTGATGTGATATTGCTATCTACTGATGGCAATCGGATGGGTTCAGAGCGCATCGATTTGCAAGTATTAAGCGGTTCTTTGCCCAAGCAAAGGTTGATTCGAACCGAATGGTTTCATACGGATTGTTTGGCCAATCATTACAATGTGAATGTCTTCAGCGAAGAGCATTGGAGACTTATAGAGCAATATGTTCAAACTGCGGTCAAACAAGGGATCAATATGATTTTAACACCATTATTCACGCCTCCATTGGATACAGAAGTTGGCGGTGAGCGGACTACTGTGCAGTTAGTAGAGGTAGAGCGTGATGAGAATGGGTACCGATTTGATTTTCGCTTACTGGAGAGATGGATAGCACTTGGAGAACGCTGCGGGGTTGAATATTATGAGTTTTCTCATTTATTTACGCAATGGGGGGCACAGTTTGCGCCCAAAATCATGGCTGCGGAAAAGGGGCAGCTGAAGCGAATATTTGGTTGGGAAACAGATGCAACTGGAGAAGAATATGGCCAGTTCCTAGAGGCACTTTTACCTAAATTGGATCAGTTTATCAAAAAGCAGGGCATTCAGGATCGCGTGTTTTTCCACGTTTCGGACGAACCGACCTTGGACAATTTGGAGTCATATCGAGCAGCAAGTAGCCGGTTGAGCCAGTTCCTTCAAGGCTATCCTACGTTCGACGCACTTTCGGACTATGAATTTTACGCACATGGCCTTGTGAACACACCAGTGGTTGCCAACAATCATATTGATTCCTTTATTAGCCGCGGCGTGGATAACCTTTGGACTTATTATTGCTGTGCGCAGTACAAAAAAGTATCAAATCGATTCTTTGTATTTCCTTCGGAGAGAAATCGGATCATTGGATTCCAGTTATATAAATTTGATATACGAGGATTTTTACATTGGGGGTATAACTTCTGGTATTCACAATATGCACGTAAAATGGTGAATCCATTTGTCCAAACGGATGCAGATCGAGCTTTTCCTTCTGGGGATGCCTTCCTTGTATATCCAGGAGAAACGGGACCTATCGAATCCATTCGAATGGTTGTATTTTATGAAGCTTTGCAAGATGTAAGGGCGCTTGAAATGTTAGAAGGTTTGATTGGTCGCGAGAGAACTATTGCCATCATTGAAGAAGATCTTGCTGTGCCATTAACATTCAGCGATTATCCGCATGAACCCGACTGGATTATTAAGAAGCGTGAGCAGATCAATCAACTTATTGCTTCGCTGGCTAAAGGATGAAGCCGATCCGTTGACATCGTAAGCGCCACCTTATAAACTGGATGAAAACAACAGGAAACATCACCATGTGGATATCATCGGTCAATAGCTGATGCTGACGATGCCAGTTTTCCTTACGGAAAACTTTTAGGAGGCCATTATGTCATTAACATACGAAGATCGCAGGATGACCATCCTGAACCATTTGGAGATGGAAGGGAAAGTACAGGTGCATCACCTGTCTGAGATGCTTAACGTCTCGACGGAAACGGTGCGGCGGGACTTAGATCGGCTAGAGAAGGAAGGCAAGCTTCGCAAAGTGTACGGAGGCGCTGTCAAAATGCGCATGGAGCTTGTTGAGCCTCCCTTTCTCAAGAGGACCCAAATGATGAAGTCAGAGAAAACAGCGATCGGCAAGCTGGCTGCCTCTTTAGTCCAAGACGGCGAAACGATCATGCTGGATAACGGCACAACGACGATTGAAATTTTGCCTTACTTGAAGGATCGAACGAATGTAACCTTGATCACCCATTCTGTGCCGATTCTCAATTTGGCCATGGAAACGTTCCGGGGAAGAATTATCTTCGCAGGCGGGGAAGTGAACGTCGAGTATCAAGCTGCAACAGGCTCCCTGACGGATCAGATGCTGGATCAATTTAAAGTGAACAAAGCGTTTATCTCCGTAGGAGGCATCTCACTCGCGGACGGCATTACTGACTTCCATTTAGCTGAAGCCATTATTTCGCGAAAAATGATGCAGCGAGCCGAGGAATCCATTCTGGTAGCGGATCATTCCAAATTCGGTATGTCTACGTTCGCTAGAGTGTCAAAGCTCGAGGAAATCTCGATGCTCATTACCGATTCAGGCTGTTCGAAGGAATGGATCGATACGATTGAGGCGCTCGGCATTGAAGTGCTGATCAGCGACTAACACGCAAATCGCCATAGAACCGGCTCCCATAGCGGTGAAAGGGCGATTTTTTCTTTGCAAATAAGGGAATTCTCAAATAATGAGGATGTTACAAAAAGAAGCGACGTCTATTCCTAAGAAAACAATACGATTGAATAATCGACGATATACGACATGATGAGGCGTGAGATATGCTTCTTCCACAGGGCTAATCCGCTTCACGGCGTTAGTGCCGGACTACGATATAAGGGGAGTGTTTCCATGAAAAGAAGATCTCAACTAAAAGTATTGCCTATTGCGGCAACCATTCTAGCTCTAACGCTTGCAACTGCTTGCGGAAACGCTGGATCTACAAAAGATAAGGGCAGCACAGCGCCAACCGCAACTGCTGATTCTAAAGAACCTGTGAAGGTGACATTATGGACACCGATGAATCCGAATGCGAAAGCAGTCGTCAAAAGCTTAAACGAGCTGCCTATGGTGAAAGAGTGGGCCAAGAAGACAAATGTAACATTTGACTTCCAACATTCATCTGGAAACACACCGCAAGATGATGTTCAGCAATACGGTGTCATGGTTGCTTCTAATAATTTGCCGGATTCGATGCTCTGGAACTGGAACAGTGTACAGGGCGGAACATCCAAAATGTTCAAAGACGGCACGATTATTAAACTGAATGATTTAATTGAAAAGAATGCGCCGAATTTGAAAAAAATTATGGACGCAAATCCTCAAATCGCCAAACAAATCAAGGCGGATAACGGTGATATTTACGCAATGCCTCACCTGAAGGTTGGTCAATACGGCCAGTACAAAACGTTCAGCGGCATGGTCATTCGTCAGGATTGGCTGGATGAGCTCGGATTGAAAACGCCGGAAACGATTGATGAGTGGGAAACGGTGCTAAAAGCGTTTAAAGAGAAGAAAGGCGCTATTCCTTTCACATTGAACAAATCCTACCCGATGTCATTTGCTGACTTCGCAGGCGCATACGGTGTTACGGGCATGTCTACGATTGCCAACGCGAACAGCTTCTATATCGATAATGGAAAAGTGAAATTCGGGCCTGCACAACCAGAGTTCAAGCAATATTTGACGACGATGCAAAAATGGTACAAGGAAGGTCTGATCGATCCAGACTTCGCTTCCAATGACACCAAAACGATGGATGCGAAAGTAACTTCCGGCAAAGCGGGAGCATTCTACGGTTTCATCGGCGGAAGCATCGGTACGTATACGCCAGCGCTGCAGAAGACAGACCCGAAAGCGAAGCTCTCTGCTGTCCAATATCCAGTTTTGAAAAAGGGTGACGAGCCTAAATTTGTGCAAGCGTCATGGGAATACGACAACATCGGAACGGTCATTACAAGTGCGAATAAGCATGCGGCAGAAACGGTAAAAGCCTTGGACTATCTGTATAGCGAAGAAGGCGCGATGCTCAAAAACTTCGGTATCGAAGGTCAAACGTACACGAAAGTAGACGGTCAACCGAAATACACGGACCTGATTTTGAAAAATCCAGACAACCTGCCGATCAGTCAAGCGATGGCTAAATATTTTATTGCCAACTACGGCTTCTCTGGTTTGGATGATGACCGTTACAACGATCAGTATTATCAATTGCCAGCACAAAAAGATGCCGTGAAACTATACGCTAAATATGCGAATAATGCCTATAAAGTGATACTGCCGCCTGTGGTTCTGTCTACGGATGAAGCTAAGGAGTCAGCGAAAATTTTGAACGACGTGAGTACGCTGTTGACGGAGCAAATTACTAAAATTGTAATGGGTGCCGCAAAGGTTGAAGATTACGATAAAACGATAGAACAAGTGAAAAAGATGAATATGGACCGTGCTGTGGAGATCTACCAAGCGGCAACAGATCGTTACAACAAACGCTAAAAAGCTCGTGGGGAGCCAGCCTCCCCTTCTGAATTAATAATTCTGGGGCTCCCCGCAAAGTATTGTATAAACTCTTATCGAAGTAATCCGAAGAAGCTTGACCGCATTAAGCGGAAAGTTTAGACGCCGACCGAGCTAGCACTCGGTGCGGACGGAATAAGCTTCGAAGGTTTCACGTCACTTTGTGGGGGTCCGTAAGGAAGTGAGAACATGGCCAATTCCATTCGGGTTTTACTAGATGACATAAGAAAAAATCGCGCGATCTACCTGATGGTACTGCCGGTTGTGCTGTACTTCTTCATTTTTAAATATTTCCCGATGTATGGCGCAGTTATCGCCTTCAAGGATTTTAGTCCTGCGAAAGGCATTTGGGGCAGCGATTGGGTAGGTTTTCAACATTTCAAAGATTTCTTTCAAAGCTATTATTTTATCCGCGTGCTGCGCAATACGTTTCTGATCAGCTTTTATAACTTGATATTCGGCTTCCCAGCACCGATTATTCTTGCGATCCTTTTGAATGAGCTACGCCAGAAGCTTTTCAAATCAATTGTGCAGACGGTTTCCTACTTGCCGCATTTCATCTCGATTGTGGTCATTTCTGGGTTAATTATTGACTTCACGAACCGCGGAGGTATTGTAAACTCCATCATTATGTTCTTCGGCGGGCAAGATTCTGCCCTCATGAATAATGCAGAGAATTTCCGTACCATTTTCGTCAGCACGTCTGTTTGGCAAGAACTCGGTTGGTCATCCATCATTTATTTGGCCGCGCTTAGCGGGATAAACCCCGAGTTGTACGAAGCTGTTCGCGTTGATGGGGCAGGAAGGTTCCGGCAAATCTGGAGTGTAACGCTTCCGGGACTCATTCCAACGATTATGATTTTGCTCATTCTTCGAATTGGCGGATTGATGGAGGTCGGCTTCGAGAAGGTCGTTCTGCTTTATAATCCAAATACGTATGAAACTGCGGATGTGATTTCGTCCTTTGTTTATCGCGAAGGGCTTGCACAAGGGAATGATTATAGCTATACAACGGCCGTGGGGCTATTTCAATCCATGATCAACTTCATTTTACTTATTAGCGCTAACAGCTTATCCCGCCGATTCTCCGGCAACCGGTTGTGGTAGGAGGAACTCACGATGAAATTAAGCGCAACTGAGCGTCTATTCGATATCGGTAATGCGATTCTGATGATATTGCTTATCGTCTGTACGTTGTACCCGTTCTACTATGTTTTCATGGCTTCCATCAGTGATTCCAATTTGCTAATCCAGCACTCCGGCTTGTTGTTGAAACCACTGGGGTTTAACCTCGACGCTTTTCAGAAAGTGATTGCAAATCCCAACATTTTGACGGGGTATGGGAATACTTTGCTCATCTTGATTGTGGGTACGGCGGTTAATCTGTTTTTTACGACGATCGGAGCGTACGCACTGTCCAGGAAGTTCATGATGCGAAAGTTCTTGATGATCTGTATCGTGTTTACGATGTATTTCAGCGGCGGATTGATTCCGACATATTTGTTAATCAACAACTATCTGCACATGGGAAATAGCTACCTTGCCCTCATCTTACCTGTGGCGATCAGCACGTGGAACTTGATTATTATGCGAACTTCGTTCGAAGCCATCCCAGAGGGCTTGTTGGAATCAGCTAAGATCGACGGGGCAGGCGAATACCGCATTTTGTTTCAGATTGTAGTGCCTCTGTCCATGCCTGTTATTGCCGTAATGGTGCTTTACTATGGCGTAGCCCACTGGAATTCCTGGTTTAATGCCATGCTGTTTCTGCACGATCGGGAGATGTTCCCGCTGCAGCTGATTCTTCGAGAAATTCTGGTGCAAAACAGCACGGATTCGATGACCACTGGAACGGGGAATGCGAACGACACGCAAGCGATTGGGGAAAGTATTAAATACGCAACGATCATGGTGGCTACATTGCCTATTCTGATTGCCTATCCTTTTTTACAGAAATATTTTGTGAAAGGCGTCATGGTTGGAGCGCTCAAAGAATAATGACCAGGCCTGTTCTCTTTTTGGATCTTCAAAAAGAGGGCGGGATATTTGGTTTTTTCCACTTTCTGTGAGGGAATCACTAAAAATGATGATGATACAAAAATCGTAGATGTACTTGAGCTGATGAAGATGGGATAATACTGCATACAGCATGAGTAAGGGAGGACTTCTTTGTGAAGCGAAGCGTATTTTTATTCTGGCTTTACTCGAACTTAACCATTCTATGTATTCCCATCGTCATCACGATGTTGGTTCTTTTTCAGTCGCAGCATTTATTGAACTCGGAGGTCATTCGATCCAACAAAGCGCTGCTTAACCAGGTGAAGCAATCGCTAGACAATCAGTTCAAAGATATTAAGCGAATGGGTCTCCAGCTTTCCCTGGATCCTAAAGTCATTAAGTATGTTAATCAAGCTGATTTCAACAATTCGCAAGTCAAGATTGATACACTGGATCTGATCACTTCGCTTCGTTCGTATGCCGCCTCGAATGGGGATATTAACGATTTATATGTATATATGAAAAAAGATCATTTCGGAGTCACGACATCGACAATGAATCAAGATGAGCTCCTTTTCCAATTGCTTCACGCAAAGAATAAAGGCATCACCATGAAGCAGTGGAGCGACAGTATGGAGAAAATCTACTATGGAAATTTCCTGCAATTCGCTGACAATGACATGGTGTACATGCAGTCACTGCCGATTCAGAATGCCAGCGAAGCGCCGGCAACACTTGTTGTCATGCTGAATGCAGAACGGTTGAAAGCAGCCATCTCGAATATTCAGATTGCCCAAGCTGGCAGTGTGTTAATACTCGATTCCACCAATAAGCTGCTGATGACCGCTGGCGATTCAGATCATGTATCCGATATTGATTTCGAACAGATCCAATCAGCGGAAGGCTCATTTAGTCAAAAATGGGGCAAGGAAGAGGTAACGGTTTCTTACGTTTCTTCCGTTGAAAATGAATGGAAGTATGTGTCCATCGTTCCTACGAAAATTTATTCAGCGAAAGTAAGTCAATTGCGAAGCTGGATTTATGCGGGCTTATTTATGTGTATTTTTGTCGGTGGTCCGATGTCCATCTGGCTGACGCGAAGACATTATATGCCGATCCGCCGTATGGTGGATTTGGTTTCTCCGAAGGTGAAGTCCAATCTCGAAGGTATTGGGAATGAATTCTCACTGCTTCAGTCCTTCATGTCGGAGAATGAAGCTTTGCAGGTTACGGCGAACCGAACCATCCAGAAACAGCAAGACGTGCTGCGCAGCCATTTTCTAGCACGACTGCTCAAAGGCAGAGTCGAGAGCGGTTCTGCACTCGCGCAATCGATGGAATCGTTTGACCTGCGGTTCGAGACGAACCGTTTTGCCGTCTTGCTGTTTCATATCGGCGATTATGCGGCTTTGTTTGCTGACAGCGGGACACGAGATGCGGAGTCCAAATTGCAGTATGTTTATTATATCGTGACGAACATTACGGAAGAGCTGATTGGTCGAAAACATACGGTTTTCACGACCGAAGTGGACGGTATGATTGCTTTTCTGGTTAATATTCAGAATGAAGATGAAGTTCGGACGAAACAGGAATTGATTGAGATTGCGCAAGAGGCGCAGACGATTATTCAGGGGAAATTTTATATTCAGCTAACCATAGGAATCAGTGATATCCATCCACTTTTGACCGGAATACCACAAGGATTTGACGAGGCGCTGGAGGCGCTTGAATATAAATTCGTCATTGGACCGAGCCAGATTATACCTTTTGATCGGATCAAACGACCGAAGAATGAGCTGTATTATCCGTTGGATATGGAGCGGCAGTTGATCAATCATATTAGAACGGGACAATACGAGGAGGCCATGGAGGCCGTCAGCGAACTGATCGTAACCAATGTGTCTGATGGCACGCTATCGCTGCAGCTCGGCAAGCTTCTCATGTTTGAACTGATCGGCACGATCTTGAAGGCTATCGAGCATCTGGATCAGGGACCTAATGAACTGGCGGTAGAGAAGCATGAACTCATTAAACAATTGACCCAGTGCGAATCCTTCGTGGAAATTGAAGATGAAATTTATAAGTTTTTGAAAACCGTTTGTGACTACGTCGATTCCAAGAAGAAAAGTCACAACACGAATCTGAAAGATCAAGTGCTGAGCTATATTGATGAGCATTTGGCGGATATGGATTTGAGCCTGACCTCACTGTCTTTGAAGTTTGAAGTCAATGCGCCTTATTTATCACGCTTCATCAAAGAGCAATCTGGTGAAACGTTTATTGATTATGTCAATAAACAGCGTGTCCAGCTGGCTAAGCAGTTGATGTCGGAGACCGATGATACGATTACGGATATTACGCAAAAGGTTGGCTTTTCGAACAGTAACACCTTCATTAGGGTGTTTAAACGCTATGAGGGGATTACACCAGGGCAGTTTAGGAAAGGCGAATAGTGCAAGAATGAAAGTGCCATTTTGTGTGCTGTGATACAGAATGTTGTCTGTTTGTGAGGTATAATGAGTGAACCAACAAAAAACGACAAATTATTCTGGGAGCGTGTACAGCATGAAATGGAAACTTAACATTGTGGTTTCGTTAGCAGTTCTGGGTACTTTATTAAGTTCTGCGGCATATGCAGAGCCTAAGCATGATAAAGGTTCGAATCAATCTAGTTCGAGTACAAGTACAAGTACAAGTACAAGTACAAGTACTAACGATCAAGCGGATGGGAAGCTGAAGGAGAAAAAGGAAAAGAAGGAAAAGAAGGTTTCCGGAGAAAAAGAAACGGTGACTTCATCTACCTACGGTTCTCATGGACATAAGGGGTATAAAGGTTTACAGAACGCGTACGAAAATGTCAAAGACCGTCCTGCCGGTGCCATCATTTCCAAATTGTTGGAAAAGTATAATTTGCAGTTAAATGATACGGCAGATATTGGTTCAATTCTCGCGGACTCGGTTATTGAAGCTGAGAATAACGGGGATTTGGACATAGCTGCAGAGATTCAAACAGAAGTGATTAAATCAGATTCAACGAACCTGACTGTATACAAAAAGCTTGGAGCACTGAATAGCAAGAGAGGCAAGCTTGGTGTCAAAGCTTACGTTAATGGCCTTGAACCTAACTTTGAAGTCCCGCCAATGATTAAAGATGGGAACACGTTAGTTCCTTTCCGAGCGATTGCTGAAGCCTTGCAGGCTACCGTTACTTGGAATCCAGAAGATAACTCGGTTACCGTAGTGAAAGATGGTGTCACAGTGAAGCTTGTAATAGGTGTTCGTAAAGCCTTTGTGAATGGACAAGCCGTTGATCTAGAAGTGGCCGGAGAAGTCTATAATGGGTCCACGATGGTGCCAGCTCGCTTCATTAGTGAAGCGCTGAAAGCCGATGTGCAGTGGGAACCAGAATCACAAAGCGTCGTGATTAACGAGGTTGAAGAACAAACACCGGACATAGACGCATCACAGGAGTAAAATCGCGAGAACGCCCGTAAACCGGGACACAGGAGTAAAATACGCAAAACACCCGCAAACTTCATAGTTTGTGGGCGTTTTTGTTTGTAATATCGTAGTTCCGCTAAAGTACGAGCGGCTGCTGCGTGGCATGATGCTTCGGCTTGAATTCACTTGGCGACTGGCCGGTCCAGCGCCGGAATTGTCGTGAGAAGTGGCTGGCCGAGTGGAAGCCGAGCTTCTCCGCAATGTCCGTCATTGGCAAATTGGTTGTGACGAGCAGCTCTTTGGCTAGATTCAGCTTTTGCCGGCTGACATACTGACGCGGCGATAGCCCGTACACCTTGGAGAAGAGCTTGCTGCATTGACTGCGGCTCAGGTTCAGTTCTTTCGCAACCCCCGCGACGGACGCCTCCTCACAGAGACCGAGCGATAGCTTCTCTTCAATCGCATGGGCGACATCTGCGGTGAACAAGGAGGCGTCTTTGTCCTTCGTTGGCACATGTCTACTTAGTGAGTCGTGTTCACGTATTAAATTTAGCACGTCATGAATGATGAGCAATGTATATGAGTGCAGCAGCAGCTTATCCTCGAAGCGCAAATAGGGTTGCTGCTCTTGCTTGGCGGTATCCTTCGACTGATTGCGATGCATGACGGCCTCTAGTTCGCTCAAGTAGAACTGAAGCTTGCTTTGCTCTGCATCTTGATGATGGATGTGCCGATAAGGAGTCGTCGATAGCAGGCTGCGTATTTCG is drawn from Paenibacillus sp. V4I7 and contains these coding sequences:
- a CDS encoding AraC family transcriptional regulator; this translates as MEDLYRFPNMINTLQVVGCHFGLKPPGWHYPRHHHHLFELLYCSEGEVVQEMNRESITMRQGDWLLIKSGIRHQSSNLASVDYGYFNVHFDLDDTEIRSLLSTTPYRHIHHQDAEQSKLQFYLSELEAVMHRNQSKDTAKQEQQPYLRFEDKLLLHSYTLLIIHDVLNLIREHDSLSRHVPTKDKDASLFTADVAHAIEEKLSLGLCEEASVAGVAKELNLSRSQCSKLFSKVYGLSPRQYVSRQKLNLAKELLVTTNLPMTDIAEKLGFHSASHFSRQFRRWTGQSPSEFKPKHHATQQPLVL
- a CDS encoding copper amine oxidase N-terminal domain-containing protein, yielding MKWKLNIVVSLAVLGTLLSSAAYAEPKHDKGSNQSSSSTSTSTSTSTSTNDQADGKLKEKKEKKEKKVSGEKETVTSSTYGSHGHKGYKGLQNAYENVKDRPAGAIISKLLEKYNLQLNDTADIGSILADSVIEAENNGDLDIAAEIQTEVIKSDSTNLTVYKKLGALNSKRGKLGVKAYVNGLEPNFEVPPMIKDGNTLVPFRAIAEALQATVTWNPEDNSVTVVKDGVTVKLVIGVRKAFVNGQAVDLEVAGEVYNGSTMVPARFISEALKADVQWEPESQSVVINEVEEQTPDIDASQE
- a CDS encoding helix-turn-helix domain-containing protein, with protein sequence MKRSVFLFWLYSNLTILCIPIVITMLVLFQSQHLLNSEVIRSNKALLNQVKQSLDNQFKDIKRMGLQLSLDPKVIKYVNQADFNNSQVKIDTLDLITSLRSYAASNGDINDLYVYMKKDHFGVTTSTMNQDELLFQLLHAKNKGITMKQWSDSMEKIYYGNFLQFADNDMVYMQSLPIQNASEAPATLVVMLNAERLKAAISNIQIAQAGSVLILDSTNKLLMTAGDSDHVSDIDFEQIQSAEGSFSQKWGKEEVTVSYVSSVENEWKYVSIVPTKIYSAKVSQLRSWIYAGLFMCIFVGGPMSIWLTRRHYMPIRRMVDLVSPKVKSNLEGIGNEFSLLQSFMSENEALQVTANRTIQKQQDVLRSHFLARLLKGRVESGSALAQSMESFDLRFETNRFAVLLFHIGDYAALFADSGTRDAESKLQYVYYIVTNITEELIGRKHTVFTTEVDGMIAFLVNIQNEDEVRTKQELIEIAQEAQTIIQGKFYIQLTIGISDIHPLLTGIPQGFDEALEALEYKFVIGPSQIIPFDRIKRPKNELYYPLDMERQLINHIRTGQYEEAMEAVSELIVTNVSDGTLSLQLGKLLMFELIGTILKAIEHLDQGPNELAVEKHELIKQLTQCESFVEIEDEIYKFLKTVCDYVDSKKKSHNTNLKDQVLSYIDEHLADMDLSLTSLSLKFEVNAPYLSRFIKEQSGETFIDYVNKQRVQLAKQLMSETDDTITDITQKVGFSNSNTFIRVFKRYEGITPGQFRKGE